In Canis lupus familiaris isolate Mischka breed German Shepherd chromosome 5, alternate assembly UU_Cfam_GSD_1.0, whole genome shotgun sequence, a genomic segment contains:
- the MMP3 gene encoding stromelysin-1 precursor, which translates to MQNLPALLLFCGVVCSAYPVDRAAEDENNNMELTQQYLENYYNLGKDVKPFVRRRNSGPVVEKIREMQKFLGLEVTGKVDSDTLAMMRRPRCGVPDVGDFTTFPGMPKWRKTHLTYRIMNYTPDLPRDAVDSAIEKALNVWKEVTPLTFSRTDEGEADIKISFAVRDHGDFNPFDGPGNVLGHAYPPGPGIYGDAHFDDDEQWTSDTSGTNLFLVAAHELGHSLGLFHSADPSALMYPVYNVLADLARFHLSQDDVNGIQSLYGGPPSDSSNDPVVPTESVPPGPGTPAACDPTLSFDAISTLRGEFLFFKDRHFWRKSLRTLEPGFYLISSFWPSLPSGLDAAYEETSKDIVFIFKGNQFWAMRGTEVQAGYPKGIHTLGFPPTVKKIDAAVFDKEKKKTYFFVGDKYWRFDEKRQSMEPGFPKQIAEDFPGVDSKVDAAFEAFGFYYFFNGSSQLEFDPNAKKVTHVLKSNSWLNC; encoded by the exons ATGCAGAACCTTCCAGCTCTACTGCTCTTCTGTGGGGTTGTGTGCTCAGCCTATCCAGTGGACAGAGCTGCAGAGGATGAGAACAACAACATGGAACTCACCCAG CAATACCTAGAAAACTACTACAACCTTGGGAAAGATGTGAAACCATTTGTCAGAAGAAGGAACAGTGGTCCTGTCGTTGAAAAAATCCGAGAAATGCAGAAGTTCCTCGGGTTGGAGGTGACAGGGAAGGTGGACTCGGACACCCTGGCGATGATGCGCAGGCCCAGGTGTGGCGTTCCTGACGTCGGTGACTTCACCACCTTCCCTGGCATGCCCAAGTGGAGGAAAACTCACCTTACTTACAG aatcatGAATTATACACCAGATTTGCCAAGAGATGCTGTTGATTCTGCCATTGAGAAAGCTCTGAATGTCTGGAAGGAGGTGACTCCACTTACTTTCTCCAGGACTGATGAAGGAGAGGCTGACATAAAGATTTCTTTTGCAGTTAGAG ATCACGGAGACTTTAACCCTTTTGATGGACCTGGAAATGTTTTGGGTCATGCCTACCCACCTGGGCCTGGCATTTATGGAGATGCCCACTTTGACGATGATGAACAATGGACAAGCGATACATCAG GAACCAATTTATTCCTCGTTGCTGCTCATGAGCTTGGCCATTCCCTGGGTCTCTTTCACTCGGCTGACCCTAGCGCTCTGATGTACCCAGTCTACAATGTATTGGCAGATCTGGCCCGCTTCCATCTTTCTCAAGATGATGTGAATGGCATCCAGTCCCTGTATGGTG GACCTCCCTCTGATTCCTCCAATGACCCCGTGGTGCCCACGGAATCTGTGCCTCCAGGACCTGGGACACCAGCTGCATGTGACCCCACTTTGTCCTTCGACGCAATCAGCACCCTGAGGGGAGAGTTCCTGTTCTTTAAAGACAG acATTTTTGGCGAAAATCCCTCAGGACACTTGAACCTGGGTTCTATTTAATCTCTTCATTTTGGCCATCCCTTCCTTCAGGCTTGGATGCCGCATATGAAGAGACTAGCAAggatattgttttcatttttaaag gAAATCAGTTCTGGGCCATGAGAGGAACTGAGGTACAAGCCGGTTATCCAAAAGGCATCCACACCCTGGGTTTTCCTCCAACCGTGAAGAAAATTGATGCAGCTGTTTTTGataaggagaagaagaaaacgTACTTCTTCGTAGGAGACAAATACTGGCG ATTTGATGAGAAGAGACAATCCATGGAGCCAGGCTTTCCCAAGCAAATAGCAGAAGACTTTCCAGGGGTTGACTCGAAGGTTGATGCTGCGTTTGAAGCATTTG GGTTTTACTATTTCTTCAATGGATCTTCACAGTTGGAGTTTGACCCAAATGCAAAGAAAGTGACACATGTTTTGAAGAGCAACAGCTGGTTGAATTGTTGA